In Comamonadaceae bacterium OS-1, a single window of DNA contains:
- the rcsC_13 gene encoding sensor histidine kinase RcsC produces MRNTAKIFLLLRNFLDLFIPADWPENEQRNQARNVVAALVAYILVAPLFILEYYLQNNLFLAQIVCGNVAVALVASTLIRFFGALKLARWAAAGNVYVCFTLTIWTFGGRVDHANAVWMAIFPLVSIFVFGVNGGVISIALALGTTFLFYLADTYHWVVFPPFAPRDSYWLALAANLGITLVCGILAILFQFAKSISDLALEESRAEALKLSEIKSQFLANMSHEIRTPMNAIIGLSGLALKNELDLRTRDYLTKINKSGEHLLGIINDILDFSKIESGKLEIEALPFSLESVVENVVNLLSQRVEEKELELLCDFDSNLPKMLVGDPLRIGQILINYANNALKFTLKGEIKLSIGLQECTATEALVVFSVSDTGIGLTQEQIGRLFKSFEQADSSITRQYGGTGLGLAISKSLAQAMGGDVGVSSVYGQGSTFWFSARLGIADAEKVVTQPPTELYGRKVLVVDDNVSAAMVLAEMMQAIGFSVHCVHSGEAAIQALRNATAEPFDFVLMDWLMPIMDGLEAVSAIRALALPRPPHLIMVTAHRRQELVQRAQSLGVDHVLSKPISSSLLVNTMMQVMGYAAQPLDQNPQRRDTDALVLDLDRIQGARILLVEDNEINQQVACEILQGAGFEVQVAENGQVAVSRVHSRAAEGLPYDIVLMDMQMPVMDGPSATRAIRQSYSAATLPIVAMTANAMKADRDLCMAAGMNDVVTKPIHQSELWRALLAWVQARPGLGLVTQPVPTTKPPGSVPADAAHPDATSDALVHALRSVDGLDVDVGLRRTSGKPTFYATMLRKFATSQADAMQRVQTALDADDPGTAERIAHTLRSVAANVGALPLGALAEKVERLVRLPRAAQGRDLTSALAQADASLASLIQALQASPGFAQSSDAQPSMPVGNGIDAERMVEVVAQLKSLLEQDDSAAIDLWNAHRSQLWQQYPAAQHIEQALNDFDFNVALQHLS; encoded by the coding sequence ATGCGGAATACAGCCAAGATTTTTTTGTTGCTGCGCAATTTTCTCGACCTGTTTATCCCGGCAGATTGGCCAGAAAACGAGCAAAGAAACCAGGCCCGAAATGTGGTGGCCGCACTGGTTGCCTACATTTTGGTCGCGCCACTCTTTATTTTGGAATATTATCTTCAGAATAATTTATTTTTGGCCCAGATTGTTTGCGGTAACGTTGCCGTTGCGTTGGTCGCATCGACGCTGATCCGATTTTTCGGTGCTCTGAAACTAGCCCGCTGGGCAGCTGCAGGTAATGTCTATGTTTGTTTTACGCTCACCATCTGGACCTTTGGCGGAAGGGTAGACCACGCCAATGCCGTGTGGATGGCGATTTTCCCCCTGGTATCCATCTTTGTGTTCGGGGTGAATGGTGGGGTTATTTCGATCGCGCTGGCATTGGGCACCACGTTTCTTTTTTATCTGGCCGACACCTACCACTGGGTTGTATTTCCGCCGTTTGCCCCGCGCGACAGTTATTGGCTGGCATTGGCCGCCAACCTGGGGATTACCCTGGTCTGCGGCATATTGGCCATTCTGTTCCAGTTCGCAAAATCGATCAGCGACCTGGCTTTGGAAGAGTCCCGTGCAGAGGCCCTCAAGCTGAGCGAGATAAAAAGCCAGTTTTTGGCCAATATGAGCCATGAAATCAGAACGCCCATGAATGCCATCATTGGGCTTTCTGGTTTGGCATTGAAAAATGAACTGGACTTGCGCACCCGGGATTATTTGACAAAAATTAATAAATCCGGTGAGCATCTTCTGGGAATTATCAATGATATTCTGGATTTTTCAAAAATAGAATCTGGCAAGCTGGAAATTGAAGCGCTGCCATTCAGTCTTGAGTCCGTGGTAGAAAATGTGGTCAATCTACTAAGCCAAAGGGTCGAAGAAAAAGAGCTGGAACTGCTGTGCGATTTTGACTCCAACCTGCCCAAGATGCTGGTGGGCGATCCGCTGCGTATTGGCCAAATTTTGATCAACTACGCAAACAATGCGCTGAAGTTCACCCTCAAAGGTGAAATAAAACTGTCGATCGGTTTGCAGGAATGCACCGCCACCGAGGCGCTGGTGGTTTTTTCGGTCTCTGATACCGGTATTGGTTTGACCCAGGAGCAAATAGGCCGGTTGTTCAAGAGCTTTGAGCAAGCCGATTCCTCGATCACGCGCCAATATGGCGGAACCGGGCTGGGCCTGGCCATCAGCAAAAGCCTGGCGCAGGCCATGGGCGGTGATGTGGGTGTGAGCAGCGTGTACGGGCAGGGCTCCACCTTCTGGTTCAGTGCGCGCCTGGGCATTGCGGATGCAGAAAAAGTGGTTACCCAGCCCCCTACGGAACTGTATGGCCGCAAGGTCTTGGTGGTGGACGACAACGTCTCTGCGGCCATGGTCCTGGCGGAGATGATGCAGGCCATTGGTTTTTCGGTGCACTGCGTCCATTCCGGGGAGGCCGCGATCCAAGCGCTGCGCAACGCCACTGCAGAACCCTTCGACTTTGTGCTGATGGACTGGCTCATGCCCATCATGGACGGATTGGAGGCCGTATCCGCCATACGTGCCCTGGCGCTGCCCAGGCCGCCGCACCTGATCATGGTGACCGCGCACCGCCGCCAGGAACTGGTGCAGCGCGCCCAGTCGCTAGGGGTGGACCATGTGCTGAGCAAGCCCATCAGCAGCTCTCTTTTGGTCAACACCATGATGCAGGTCATGGGCTACGCGGCGCAGCCGTTGGACCAGAACCCACAGCGGCGCGACACCGATGCCCTGGTGCTGGATCTGGACCGCATCCAGGGCGCGCGCATTCTGCTGGTGGAGGACAACGAAATCAACCAACAGGTGGCGTGCGAGATCCTGCAAGGGGCGGGCTTCGAGGTCCAAGTTGCCGAGAATGGCCAGGTGGCCGTGTCCAGGGTCCATTCCCGCGCGGCCGAGGGCCTGCCCTACGACATCGTGTTGATGGATATGCAGATGCCCGTGATGGACGGCCCCAGCGCCACCCGCGCCATTCGCCAAAGCTACTCTGCCGCGACGCTGCCGATTGTGGCCATGACCGCCAACGCCATGAAGGCCGACCGCGACCTGTGCATGGCGGCCGGCATGAACGATGTGGTGACCAAACCCATCCACCAGAGCGAGCTGTGGAGAGCGCTTTTGGCATGGGTCCAAGCCAGGCCTGGCTTGGGGCTGGTCACACAACCTGTCCCCACCACCAAACCACCTGGTTCCGTGCCAGCGGACGCGGCACATCCCGATGCTACAAGCGATGCGCTGGTGCACGCGCTGCGGTCCGTCGACGGGCTGGATGTCGATGTGGGACTGCGCCGCACCTCCGGGAAACCCACTTTTTATGCCACGATGCTGCGCAAGTTCGCAACCAGCCAGGCCGACGCCATGCAACGGGTCCAGACCGCGCTGGACGCCGACGACCCCGGCACCGCAGAGCGCATTGCCCACACCCTCCGGAGCGTTGCCGCCAATGTAGGCGCATTGCCTCTGGGCGCACTTGCCGAGAAAGTAGAGCGCCTGGTACGCCTGCCGCGCGCCGCGCAGGGGAGGGATCTAACGTCTGCTCTGGCGCAGGCGGATGCCAGTTTGGCATCCCTCATCCAGGCGCTCCAGGCCAGCCCTGGCTTCGCGCAATCAAGCGATGCCCAGCCCTCAATGCCCGTGGGTAACGGCATAGACGCAGAGCGGATGGTGGAAGTCGTGGCGCAACTCAAAAGTCTGCTGGAACAGGACGACAGTGCGGCCATCGACCTGTGGAACGCGCACCGCAGCCAGCTTTGGCAGCAATACCCTGCGGCGCAGCACATTGAACAGGCGCTGAACGATTTCGACTTCAATGTGGCTTTGCAGCATTTGTCCTGA
- the hemL_1 gene encoding glutamate-1-semialdehyde 2,1-aminomutase produces the protein MTTHPALAPSQFLSASLAQRFATETQRFTATHPRSIALAAQAAQHFLFGVPLHWMRDWPSPASLCVQKAQGAHLTCADGLVYSDFCLGDTGAMFGHSPAPVAQAIALQAARGLTSMLPSVQTAEVGALLAATFGLPQWQMALTASDANRFVLRWARAVTQRPQLLVFDGCYHGAVDDTLVDLQKTSTVPRPSVLGNVHNHAAFTRIVPFNDLAALEAALADRQVACLLAEPALTNCGLVLPDPGFWQAAQALCQRYGTLLVLDETHTLSTGCGGYAKVHGLQPDLLVIGKAVAGGLPCAVYGFTDALAQRMMDAKQAAPEGHSGIGTTLAGNALTMAALHAALTHLHTPATYTPMLALADTLAAGLREHIHAHGLGWTVTQLGARMELQYTAPAPRNAAEVHATSQPALDALLHLYLLNRGVLLTPFHTMLLVSPATTTADVQQMLDGFGAFLTA, from the coding sequence ATGACGACCCACCCTGCCTTGGCTCCATCCCAATTTCTTTCGGCCTCTCTGGCCCAGCGCTTCGCCACCGAAACCCAGCGTTTCACCGCCACCCACCCGCGCTCCATCGCCCTGGCTGCCCAGGCCGCGCAGCACTTCCTGTTTGGCGTGCCGCTGCACTGGATGCGCGACTGGCCCAGCCCCGCCAGCCTGTGCGTCCAAAAAGCCCAGGGCGCGCACCTGACCTGCGCCGACGGGCTGGTCTACAGCGACTTCTGCCTGGGCGACACCGGGGCCATGTTCGGCCACAGCCCGGCGCCGGTGGCGCAGGCGATTGCCCTTCAGGCGGCGCGCGGCCTGACCAGCATGCTGCCCTCGGTACAGACCGCCGAGGTCGGCGCGCTGCTGGCCGCCACCTTTGGCCTGCCGCAGTGGCAAATGGCCCTGACCGCCAGCGATGCCAACCGCTTTGTGCTGCGCTGGGCGCGGGCGGTGACGCAACGGCCCCAGTTGCTGGTGTTTGATGGCTGCTACCACGGCGCAGTGGACGACACCCTGGTGGATCTGCAAAAAACCTCTACCGTGCCCCGCCCTTCGGTACTGGGCAATGTGCACAACCACGCCGCCTTCACCCGCATCGTGCCCTTCAACGACCTGGCCGCGCTGGAAGCGGCTTTGGCCGACCGCCAGGTGGCCTGCCTGCTGGCCGAGCCCGCGCTGACCAACTGCGGCCTGGTGCTGCCCGACCCCGGCTTTTGGCAAGCCGCGCAGGCCCTGTGCCAGCGCTACGGCACGCTGCTGGTGCTGGACGAAACCCATACCCTGTCCACCGGCTGCGGCGGTTACGCAAAAGTGCACGGCCTGCAGCCCGACCTGCTGGTCATCGGCAAGGCCGTGGCGGGCGGCCTGCCCTGCGCCGTGTACGGCTTCACCGACGCACTGGCCCAGCGCATGATGGACGCCAAGCAGGCCGCGCCCGAGGGCCACAGCGGCATCGGCACCACGCTGGCGGGCAATGCGCTGACCATGGCCGCCCTGCACGCCGCCCTGACGCACCTGCACACCCCTGCCACCTACACCCCCATGCTGGCGCTGGCCGACACGCTGGCGGCGGGCTTGCGAGAGCACATCCACGCCCACGGCCTGGGCTGGACCGTCACCCAGCTCGGTGCCCGCATGGAGCTGCAGTACACCGCCCCAGCACCCCGCAACGCCGCCGAAGTGCATGCCACCAGCCAGCCCGCGCTGGATGCCTTGCTGCACCTGTACCTGTTGAACCGCGGCGTGCTGCTCACCCCTTTCCACACCATGCTGCTGGTGTCGCCGGCCACCACAACAGCAGACGTGCAGCAGATGCTGGACGGGTTTGGCGCATTTTTAACGGCCTGA
- the gstB_1 gene encoding glutathione S-transferase GstB: protein MPITLYRHPVSGHSHRVELMLSLLDLPCEMVDIDLLAGAHKAPAFLALNAFGQVPVLQDGDVTLADSNAILVYLASRYAAPGTWLPTEPVAAAQVQRWLSVAAGPLAFGPAVARVIQLFQRPTDPADAMARATQLFGVMEAHLQQSDHLVGNAPTIADIAQYSYTAHAPEGNVSLEPYPHLRAWLARIEALPGFVPMVRSRIGLQA from the coding sequence ATGCCCATCACCCTTTACCGCCACCCCGTCTCGGGCCACTCCCACCGCGTGGAACTCATGCTGTCGCTGCTGGACCTGCCCTGCGAAATGGTGGACATCGACTTGCTCGCCGGGGCCCACAAAGCCCCGGCGTTTCTCGCCCTGAACGCCTTTGGCCAGGTGCCGGTGCTGCAAGACGGCGATGTCACCCTGGCCGACTCCAACGCCATCCTGGTCTACCTGGCCAGCCGCTACGCCGCGCCCGGCACCTGGCTGCCCACCGAGCCGGTGGCCGCCGCGCAGGTCCAGCGCTGGCTGTCGGTGGCAGCCGGGCCGCTGGCCTTTGGCCCGGCGGTGGCGCGGGTGATCCAGCTGTTCCAGCGGCCCACCGATCCGGCCGATGCCATGGCGCGCGCCACGCAACTGTTTGGGGTGATGGAGGCGCATCTGCAGCAGTCCGACCACCTGGTGGGCAACGCGCCGACCATTGCCGACATCGCCCAGTACAGCTACACCGCCCACGCGCCCGAAGGCAATGTCTCGCTGGAGCCGTACCCCCACCTACGCGCCTGGCTGGCCCGCATCGAGGCCCTGCCGGGCTTTGTGCCCATGGTGCGCAGCCGCATCGGGTTGCAGGCATGA
- the dmlR_12 gene encoding HTH-type transcriptional regulator DmlR, with amino-acid sequence MGCMDKLKAMQTFVQIADQGSLTAAALALGTSLPAVVRALAALEADLGVRLFQRTTRRIALTEEGRRHLDSCRQVLATLQEAEASLKADAREPAGQLTITAPVQFGQMHVAPAVTRFVQRYPQMRCSVLLYDRVVNLLEEGIDVGIRIGPLEDSSLVAHTLGHIRRVVVASPDYLARAGVPRHPKDLLRANCVRRTGNNPSWGPFIDKGEKGDKGRPFSINVSGNLDFNQIAPAVEACVAGMGVGMFLSYQVAPYLADQRLQILLEAYESPPRPLSLVLPHARLLPTRTRVFIDWMREALRGFHTP; translated from the coding sequence ATGGGCTGTATGGACAAACTCAAAGCCATGCAGACCTTTGTGCAGATTGCCGACCAGGGCAGCCTGACCGCCGCCGCGCTGGCGCTGGGTACGTCCCTGCCCGCCGTGGTGCGCGCGCTGGCGGCGCTGGAGGCGGATCTGGGCGTGCGCCTGTTCCAGCGCACCACCCGGCGCATCGCGCTCACCGAAGAGGGTCGCCGCCACCTGGACAGTTGCCGCCAGGTGCTGGCCACCCTGCAGGAGGCCGAGGCTTCCTTGAAGGCCGATGCCCGCGAACCCGCAGGCCAGCTCACCATCACCGCGCCGGTGCAGTTTGGCCAGATGCACGTGGCCCCGGCCGTAACGCGCTTTGTGCAGCGCTACCCGCAGATGCGCTGCAGCGTGCTGCTGTACGACCGGGTGGTGAACCTGCTGGAAGAAGGCATCGACGTGGGCATACGCATCGGCCCGCTGGAAGACTCGTCGCTGGTGGCGCACACCCTGGGCCACATCCGCCGGGTGGTGGTGGCCAGCCCCGACTACCTGGCGCGCGCCGGGGTGCCCCGGCACCCCAAAGACCTGCTGCGGGCCAACTGCGTGCGCCGCACCGGCAACAACCCCAGTTGGGGGCCGTTTATTGACAAAGGGGAAAAAGGCGACAAAGGCCGCCCGTTCAGCATCAACGTCAGCGGCAACCTGGACTTCAACCAGATCGCGCCCGCGGTGGAAGCCTGCGTGGCCGGCATGGGCGTGGGCATGTTTTTGTCGTACCAGGTGGCACCCTACCTGGCAGACCAGCGGCTGCAGATCTTGCTGGAAGCCTATGAGTCGCCGCCCCGCCCCTTGAGCCTGGTGCTGCCGCACGCCCGGCTGCTGCCCACCCGCACCCGGGTGTTCATCGACTGGATGCGTGAGGCGCTGCGGGGGTTCCACACCCCTTAA
- a CDS encoding putative 4-hydroxy-4-methyl-2-oxoglutarate aldolase, which yields MTATTPDFSTCDLCDAHKNDLTGAFRVLAPVFRDFGGVNKFSGQVFNVQCFEDNSLVKAALDTPGKGRVLVVGGGGSLRRALLGGNLGAAAVANGWAGVVVDGCVRDVAELAALQVGIRALAAMPMPTEKRNQGQSNVAVHIQGTWVMPGEWLYADEDGMVVGAKALV from the coding sequence ATGACCGCGACCACCCCGGATTTCTCCACCTGCGACCTGTGCGACGCCCACAAAAACGACCTCACCGGCGCGTTCCGCGTGCTGGCCCCGGTGTTCCGCGACTTTGGCGGCGTCAACAAATTCAGCGGCCAGGTGTTCAACGTGCAGTGCTTTGAAGACAACTCGCTCGTCAAGGCCGCGCTGGACACCCCCGGCAAGGGCCGGGTGCTGGTGGTCGGCGGGGGCGGCTCGCTGCGCCGGGCCTTGCTGGGCGGCAACCTGGGCGCGGCCGCCGTGGCCAACGGCTGGGCCGGGGTGGTGGTCGACGGCTGCGTGCGCGACGTGGCCGAGCTGGCCGCGCTGCAGGTCGGCATCCGCGCCCTGGCCGCCATGCCCATGCCCACCGAAAAGCGCAACCAGGGCCAGAGCAATGTGGCGGTGCACATCCAGGGCACCTGGGTCATGCCGGGCGAATGGCTGTATGCCGACGAAGACGGCATGGTGGTGGGTGCCAAGGCGCTGGTCTAG
- the lrpC_1 gene encoding HTH-type transcriptional regulator LrpC has translation MLTEVTELDTCDDRILGELQRDARITMAELGRRVHLSQPAVTERVRKLETSGVIKGYRAEVDLTRLGYGIRALIRVARADYARVVKLIEQTPEVLNAYNVTGEDSWVLEIAVIDVRHLDVVVSKFCILSPTSTSIVLNAPRENALVLPARREPIPSTTKATPK, from the coding sequence ATGTTGACCGAAGTTACCGAATTGGATACCTGCGACGACCGCATCCTGGGCGAGCTGCAGCGCGATGCCCGCATCACCATGGCCGAGCTGGGGCGGCGGGTGCACCTGAGCCAGCCCGCGGTAACCGAGCGGGTGCGCAAGTTGGAGACCAGCGGTGTCATCAAAGGCTACCGCGCCGAGGTGGACCTGACCCGCCTGGGCTACGGCATCCGCGCTCTGATCCGCGTGGCCCGGGCCGACTACGCCCGGGTGGTCAAGCTGATCGAGCAGACCCCCGAGGTGCTCAATGCCTACAACGTCACCGGCGAAGACAGCTGGGTGCTGGAAATCGCCGTCATCGACGTGCGCCACCTGGACGTGGTGGTCAGTAAATTTTGTATCCTTAGCCCCACCTCCACCTCCATCGTGCTGAACGCCCCGCGTGAGAATGCGCTGGTGCTGCCCGCGCGGCGGGAACCCATTCCATCCACTACCAAGGCGACCCCGAAATGA
- the yedA gene encoding putative inner membrane transporter YedA, with amino-acid sequence MSHSASLPVRPNALLLPALLACYLIWGSTYLAIHLALPSFPPFFQMGTRFLAAGGLLMAWLLARGQALPSKLEWRNAWVVGVLMLGGGMGLTAQASVHIGSGLIATFIAVVPMLTCGWGLLFGKRPSQLELLGMAIGLVGVALLVQGASFAAAPLGLLCITGATLAWSLGSVLSTTRLPLAQGPMGYASEMLCGGTALLLVSLALGEQPSWPPTAAATAAWLYLVVAGSLVAFSAYLYLLAHATPALATSYAFVNPLIALFLGVVLAGEVVTAREWAACAVVLLGVVCILVAGQKSRKH; translated from the coding sequence ATGTCACATTCCGCATCCCTTCCCGTCCGCCCCAACGCCCTGCTGCTGCCCGCCCTGCTGGCCTGTTACCTGATTTGGGGTTCCACCTACCTGGCCATCCACCTCGCGCTGCCCAGCTTCCCGCCGTTTTTCCAGATGGGCACGCGCTTTTTGGCGGCGGGTGGGCTGCTGATGGCCTGGCTGCTGGCGCGCGGGCAGGCCTTGCCCAGCAAGCTGGAGTGGCGCAACGCGTGGGTGGTCGGCGTGCTGATGCTGGGCGGCGGCATGGGGCTGACGGCCCAGGCCTCGGTGCACATCGGCTCGGGGCTGATCGCCACCTTCATTGCCGTGGTGCCCATGCTGACCTGCGGCTGGGGCCTGCTGTTTGGCAAGCGCCCCTCCCAGCTGGAGCTGCTGGGCATGGCCATCGGCCTGGTGGGCGTGGCCCTGTTGGTGCAAGGGGCCAGCTTTGCCGCCGCGCCGCTGGGTCTGCTGTGCATCACCGGGGCCACGCTGGCCTGGTCGCTGGGCTCGGTGCTGTCCACCACCCGGTTGCCACTGGCCCAAGGGCCGATGGGCTATGCCAGCGAAATGCTGTGCGGCGGCACGGCGCTGCTACTGGTGTCTCTGGCTTTGGGCGAGCAGCCCAGCTGGCCGCCCACGGCGGCGGCCACGGCGGCCTGGCTGTACCTGGTGGTGGCGGGCTCGCTGGTGGCGTTCAGCGCCTACCTGTATCTGCTGGCCCATGCCACGCCCGCGCTGGCCACCAGCTACGCCTTTGTGAACCCCTTGATTGCGCTGTTTCTGGGCGTGGTGCTGGCCGGGGAAGTGGTGACGGCGCGCGAATGGGCCGCCTGCGCCGTGGTGCTGCTGGGGGTGGTTTGCATCCTGGTGGCGGGGCAAAAATCCCGCAAGCACTGA